In Anaerolineales bacterium, the following proteins share a genomic window:
- the alaS gene encoding alanine--tRNA ligase, protein MSKTANQIRQDYLDFFVNRGHTEVPSSSLVPGGDATLLFTNSGMVQFKDVFLGTDTRDYSRAVDSQKCLRVAGKHNDLEDVGTDDTHHTFFEMLGNWSFGDYYKKEAIAWAWELLTQTWGLPADRLYASVFKDDQGEIETDKEAADNWLAQPGFVPEHLVYYGRKDNFWEMADTGPCGPNSEIYYDFGPEYGEIQKNADGELALDSPRFVEIWNLVFIQYNRTGPKELKPLPAKHVDTGMGLERIVSVLQKVQGNYRTDLFTPLIAKVQQLAGQTDAERDANFTPYRVIADHARAATFLIAEGVVPGNVGRNYVARMIIRRAARFGTKLGLTEPFMAQVAEAIIEHYGEAYPELVKNRKAILDGLTREEEQFQRTVESGTAHLDALLAGLPAGGTLDGAQAFDLYATYGLPLELTRDVARERSYAVDEAGFLAAMEQHRAASGAGQAMGALGGEQAEAFAAVVQQLQTEKKLSDKGVKYDPYEDLDELDTKGEVLALVKDGQPLQQAAAGDTVAVILPKTPFYIAAGGQVSDTGIIQAADGSWAIQVTEMQQPAAGAIVHIGEVVNGTPKLGDEAIARVDARRRQDIMRNHTATHLLHAALHQIVGEHARQAGSLVAPDRLRFDFNNPEAVSKDALSKIEDQVNAWVLDNYELEKETKSLEQAKQEGATALFGEKYGEKVRTIAIGNEDAPFSYELCGGTHVEHTGDIGLFLIVSEGSAAAGIRRIEAVTGREAYALAKARNAALQEAARTLKTTPDEVPAKTAALQSELSQLSKELAAARRAQAQESLGDLLTNVPQVSGVPVLAAAVPGADADALRALADKFRQQHASGVALLAAVSDSSVTLIAAVTKDLVARGLQAGELAKQAAAVLDGRGGGKPELAQGGGTDNGKLDEALAVAASWVAQKLG, encoded by the coding sequence ATGTCGAAAACTGCCAACCAAATCCGCCAAGATTATCTGGACTTCTTCGTTAACCGCGGCCACACCGAGGTACCCTCTTCCTCGCTGGTGCCGGGCGGCGATGCCACCCTGCTGTTCACCAACTCCGGCATGGTGCAATTCAAAGACGTCTTCCTCGGCACAGACACGCGTGACTACTCGCGTGCCGTGGACTCGCAGAAGTGTCTGCGCGTGGCGGGCAAGCACAACGATCTTGAAGATGTAGGTACGGACGACACGCACCACACCTTCTTTGAGATGCTCGGCAACTGGTCGTTTGGCGACTATTACAAAAAAGAGGCCATTGCCTGGGCCTGGGAACTGCTAACCCAGACATGGGGCTTGCCGGCAGACCGCCTGTACGCCTCGGTGTTCAAGGATGACCAGGGCGAGATTGAGACTGACAAAGAGGCCGCCGACAACTGGCTGGCCCAGCCCGGCTTTGTGCCCGAGCACCTGGTGTATTACGGCCGCAAGGACAACTTCTGGGAGATGGCCGACACCGGCCCCTGCGGTCCCAACAGCGAGATCTATTACGACTTTGGCCCGGAGTACGGCGAGATCCAGAAGAACGCCGACGGCGAGCTGGCGCTCGACAGCCCGCGCTTCGTTGAGATCTGGAATCTGGTGTTCATTCAGTACAACCGCACTGGCCCCAAGGAGCTCAAGCCGCTGCCGGCCAAGCATGTCGATACCGGCATGGGCCTAGAGCGCATCGTCTCGGTGCTACAGAAGGTGCAGGGCAACTATCGCACGGATTTGTTTACGCCGCTCATCGCCAAGGTGCAGCAACTGGCCGGGCAAACGGATGCTGAACGTGACGCCAACTTCACGCCCTACCGCGTGATTGCCGACCATGCCCGCGCCGCCACCTTCCTGATCGCCGAAGGTGTGGTGCCTGGCAACGTGGGCCGCAACTATGTGGCGCGCATGATCATCCGCCGCGCTGCCCGCTTCGGCACTAAGCTCGGCCTGACCGAGCCGTTCATGGCCCAGGTGGCCGAAGCCATCATCGAACATTATGGCGAGGCTTACCCTGAGCTGGTCAAGAACCGCAAAGCCATCCTGGATGGCCTGACGCGTGAAGAAGAGCAGTTCCAGCGCACCGTCGAAAGCGGCACGGCCCATTTGGACGCACTGCTCGCCGGGCTGCCCGCCGGCGGCACGCTGGATGGCGCCCAGGCCTTTGACCTGTACGCCACCTACGGCTTGCCGCTGGAGCTGACGCGTGACGTGGCGCGCGAGCGCAGCTACGCCGTAGACGAAGCGGGCTTCCTGGCCGCCATGGAGCAGCACCGGGCAGCCTCCGGTGCAGGCCAGGCCATGGGCGCGCTGGGCGGCGAACAAGCCGAAGCCTTTGCCGCCGTAGTGCAGCAGTTGCAAACCGAGAAGAAACTAAGCGATAAGGGCGTGAAGTACGACCCTTACGAAGACCTGGACGAACTCGACACCAAGGGCGAAGTGCTGGCCCTGGTGAAAGACGGCCAGCCGCTGCAGCAGGCTGCCGCTGGCGACACTGTGGCCGTGATTCTGCCCAAGACGCCCTTCTACATTGCCGCGGGTGGCCAGGTGAGCGACACCGGCATCATCCAGGCGGCGGACGGCAGCTGGGCCATCCAGGTGACCGAGATGCAGCAGCCCGCCGCCGGCGCCATCGTGCATATTGGCGAAGTGGTCAACGGCACGCCCAAGCTGGGCGATGAAGCCATCGCCCGCGTGGATGCACGCCGCCGCCAGGACATCATGCGCAACCACACCGCCACGCATCTGCTGCACGCTGCGCTGCATCAAATCGTTGGTGAGCACGCCCGCCAGGCCGGTTCGCTGGTGGCGCCCGACCGTTTGCGTTTTGATTTCAACAATCCTGAAGCCGTTAGCAAGGACGCCCTCTCCAAAATCGAAGATCAGGTGAATGCCTGGGTGCTGGATAATTACGAGCTGGAAAAAGAGACCAAATCGCTGGAGCAAGCCAAGCAGGAAGGCGCAACCGCCCTGTTCGGTGAGAAGTATGGCGAGAAAGTGCGCACGATCGCCATCGGCAACGAAGATGCACCGTTCTCGTATGAGTTGTGTGGCGGCACACATGTTGAACACACCGGCGATATTGGCTTGTTCCTCATCGTCAGCGAAGGCAGCGCCGCCGCCGGAATCCGCCGCATCGAAGCGGTGACCGGGCGCGAGGCCTATGCGCTGGCGAAGGCGCGCAACGCCGCGCTGCAAGAAGCCGCCCGCACCCTCAAGACCACGCCTGACGAAGTGCCCGCCAAGACGGCGGCGCTGCAGAGCGAGCTCAGCCAGCTCAGCAAAGAGCTGGCCGCCGCCCGCCGCGCCCAGGCGCAGGAAAGCCTGGGCGACCTGCTCACCAACGTTCCCCAAGTCTCCGGCGTGCCGGTGCTGGCGGCGGCCGTGCCCGGCGCCGATGCCGATGCGTTGCGCGCCCTGGCAGACAAGTTCCGCCAGCAGCATGCCAGCGGCGTAGCCCTGCTGGCCGCGGTGAGCGATAGCAGCGTCACGCTCATCGCCGCGGTCACCAAAGACCTGGTGGCGCGTGGCCTGCAAGCCGGCGAGCTTGCCAAGCAAGCCGCCGCCGTCCTTGATGGCCGCGGTGGCGGCAAGCCGGAGCTGGCCCAGGGTGGCGGCACAGACAACGGCAAGCTGGACGAAGCGCTGGCGGTGGCCGCCAGTTGGGTCGCACAAAAACTGGGCTAA